One window from the genome of Elusimicrobiota bacterium encodes:
- a CDS encoding glucosamine-6-phosphate deaminase, whose amino-acid sequence MRIIIQKSAADVGKWSAAYIADKIKKADAAKPCVIGLPTGSSPLDTYKELVNIHKAGKLSFKNVISFNMDEYVAIPQSHPESYYSFMWGNLFSKVDAVKEQVNILNGNAKDLDEECRQYEERIKKVGPIKLFLGGIGPDGHIAFNEPGSSLSSRTRVKTLTYDTIVANSRFFDNDINKVPKKALTVGVGTVMDSEEVIILVTGYKKARALQQVVEQGVNHMWTVSMLQLHQKGMIICDEEATAELKVGTVNYFKDIEKENLVPVKL is encoded by the coding sequence AGAAATCAGCGGCAGATGTTGGCAAATGGTCAGCAGCGTATATCGCGGACAAAATTAAAAAGGCAGACGCAGCAAAACCCTGTGTTATCGGGCTGCCCACAGGTTCATCACCGCTGGATACCTACAAAGAACTTGTAAATATCCATAAAGCGGGAAAATTGTCTTTCAAGAATGTAATCAGTTTCAATATGGATGAATATGTTGCTATACCGCAGAGCCATCCGGAGAGCTATTATTCATTTATGTGGGGAAATTTGTTCAGCAAAGTCGATGCAGTGAAGGAACAGGTAAACATTCTTAACGGAAACGCAAAAGACCTTGATGAAGAATGCAGGCAGTATGAAGAAAGAATAAAGAAAGTCGGGCCCATCAAATTATTTTTGGGCGGCATCGGCCCTGACGGCCATATTGCGTTCAATGAACCAGGTTCATCTTTAAGCTCCAGAACCAGGGTAAAAACCCTTACCTATGACACCATTGTTGCAAATTCAAGATTTTTTGATAACGATATAAATAAAGTGCCGAAGAAAGCTTTAACCGTCGGCGTCGGAACAGTTATGGATTCGGAAGAAGTTATTATTCTTGTCACCGGTTACAAGAAAGCCCGCGCTCTGCAGCAAGTTGTTGAACAAGGCGTAAACCATATGTGGACCGTTTCCATGCTCCAGCTTCATCAAAAAGGCATGATAATCTGCGATGAAGAAGCAACAGCAGAATTGAAAGTCGGCACGGTAAATTATTTTAAAGATATCGAAAAAGAAAATCTGGTTCCGGTAAAACTGTAA
- the lipA gene encoding lipoyl synthase — MNTLKVINLGLTDYSETWKMQKEILAQSAQRADTLILVEHNPVITFGRGKNDKSDILVSQEYLKKKGIEVIEVDRGGSVTLHCPGQLVGYPLIDLNKTGKDIHKYINKLEEVIIKILSDYGIKGERREGFTGVWVGQKKIASIGVGVKHWITYHGFALNVNPDMSVISVINPCGLKNKKMTAVAELTKQEISMQKVRELTEKRFREVFGMQEKQEFPPWIKRRVSCGTAGAAGETANVLKDLKLNTVCNSAICPNKNECFSKGTATFMILGDVCTRNCNFCSVSSGLPGEPDKEEPKRIAQAVKKMKLKHIVITSVTRDDLKDGGAGQFVEVIKEIRKINQKISVELLVPDFKGNIEAMKRIISAKPEVIGHNLETVPRLYKEIRSNADYRRSLDLLKSIKKYDKNILTKSGVMLGLGETKGEVIEVLEDLSAIQCDIVTLGQYLRPSKYNVAVQEFVKPEVFENYKKIGLEMGFRLVISGPFVRSSYHAEEAFQSLEVKI; from the coding sequence ATGAATACCTTAAAAGTAATAAATCTCGGGTTGACTGATTACAGCGAAACCTGGAAAATGCAGAAAGAAATTCTCGCGCAGAGCGCGCAGAGAGCGGATACCTTAATTTTGGTTGAGCATAACCCGGTGATTACTTTTGGCAGAGGCAAAAATGATAAGAGCGATATTCTGGTTTCTCAGGAATATTTAAAAAAAAAGGGTATCGAGGTTATTGAAGTTGACCGCGGAGGCAGTGTTACGCTTCATTGCCCGGGCCAGCTGGTCGGCTATCCGCTAATTGATTTAAATAAGACTGGTAAGGATATTCACAAATATATAAATAAACTTGAGGAAGTTATTATAAAAATTCTGAGCGATTATGGAATTAAGGGTGAGCGCCGGGAAGGTTTTACCGGTGTTTGGGTTGGGCAAAAGAAAATTGCTTCTATCGGTGTTGGAGTAAAACATTGGATTACTTACCACGGATTTGCGCTGAATGTGAATCCGGATATGTCCGTTATTTCGGTTATTAATCCCTGTGGTTTAAAAAATAAAAAAATGACAGCTGTTGCGGAACTGACAAAACAGGAAATCAGCATGCAGAAAGTTCGCGAGCTTACAGAAAAGCGCTTTAGAGAAGTATTTGGCATGCAGGAAAAACAGGAATTCCCTCCATGGATAAAAAGGCGCGTTTCCTGCGGAACCGCCGGTGCCGCCGGTGAAACAGCCAATGTTTTGAAAGACTTAAAACTGAATACTGTCTGCAACAGCGCAATTTGTCCGAACAAAAATGAATGTTTCAGCAAAGGCACCGCAACTTTTATGATTTTGGGAGATGTTTGCACGCGTAACTGCAATTTTTGTTCTGTAAGCAGCGGATTGCCGGGAGAACCTGACAAAGAAGAACCAAAGCGAATTGCGCAAGCTGTTAAAAAGATGAAATTGAAGCATATTGTGATAACTTCTGTGACCAGGGATGACCTGAAAGACGGCGGTGCCGGGCAATTTGTTGAAGTTATTAAAGAAATCCGTAAAATAAATCAAAAAATATCAGTTGAATTACTGGTTCCGGATTTTAAAGGAAATATCGAAGCAATGAAAAGGATAATATCAGCAAAACCTGAAGTTATAGGGCATAACCTTGAAACCGTGCCGCGTTTATATAAGGAAATACGTTCTAATGCCGATTATCGGCGTTCATTAGATTTATTAAAATCAATCAAAAAATATGATAAAAATATCTTAACCAAATCCGGTGTTATGCTGGGATTGGGCGAAACAAAAGGCGAAGTTATTGAAGTTTTGGAAGATTTGAGCGCAATACAATGCGATATTGTAACTTTAGGCCAATATCTACGGCCCTCAAAATACAACGTTGCCGTACAGGAATTTGTTAAACCCGAAGTTTTTGAAAATTATAAAAAAATTGGGTTAGAAATGGGTTTTAGGTTGGTTATTTCAGGGCCTTTTGTAAGAAGCTCATACCACGCAGAAGAAGCGTTTCAATCCTTGGAGGTAAAGATATGA
- the lpdA gene encoding dihydrolipoyl dehydrogenase, with protein MEKNYELVIIGAGPGGYVAAIRSAQLGAKVLVVEKDELGGTCLNRGCIPTKALVASANVLLSAKKAGQFGVKAENVSADITAIIERKNKIVKNSRLGIAGIFKSYNIESLKGNAVFTASKELDVAGEKISFNKCIIATGSMPSTIPGITVDGNKILTSDHILDIQSVPSSLLIIGSGAIGIEFACIFNALGSKVTIVEVLPRILPNEDEEISEKFKQLLVRDGIEIKTDYKVATEELAKYEKILVATGRKPVTENLGLEPAGIQMNEKGFIAVNDKMETNVQGIYAIGDVAGGPLLAHKASQEGIIAAENACGQDSRIDYNVIPGCVYSIPEVASVGLSEKKAIEKGYEVGVGRFPFAANGRAITLGETKGFAKVVIDLRTDVILGVHVIGAEASELIAEAVLAVKMKATTKDLTKIMHAHPTMSEAVFEAAHDAHKQAIDLPKRK; from the coding sequence ATGGAAAAAAACTATGAGTTGGTGATTATTGGTGCGGGGCCGGGCGGGTACGTGGCTGCAATTCGCTCTGCTCAGCTTGGAGCAAAAGTTCTGGTTGTAGAGAAGGATGAATTGGGCGGCACCTGCCTGAACAGGGGTTGTATCCCTACAAAAGCGCTTGTAGCAAGTGCCAATGTGCTGCTATCGGCGAAAAAAGCAGGACAATTTGGAGTGAAAGCAGAGAATGTATCAGCCGACATAACGGCGATAATTGAAAGAAAGAATAAAATAGTAAAAAATTCCCGTTTGGGTATTGCCGGAATATTCAAAAGTTATAATATTGAATCACTAAAAGGAAATGCAGTGTTTACGGCCAGCAAAGAACTAGATGTAGCAGGAGAAAAGATTTCATTCAATAAGTGTATAATTGCAACCGGTTCGATGCCATCAACCATTCCCGGAATTACAGTTGACGGAAACAAAATACTTACAAGCGACCACATTCTGGATATCCAGAGCGTCCCCTCTTCATTGCTTATTATAGGAAGCGGCGCTATTGGTATTGAGTTTGCCTGTATTTTCAATGCGCTTGGAAGCAAGGTTACAATAGTTGAGGTTTTGCCAAGGATTTTGCCTAATGAAGATGAAGAAATTTCAGAAAAGTTCAAACAACTGCTCGTAAGAGACGGTATTGAAATAAAAACTGATTATAAAGTGGCAACAGAAGAATTAGCCAAGTACGAAAAGATATTAGTTGCAACAGGCAGAAAACCTGTAACCGAAAACCTTGGTTTGGAACCAGCGGGAATCCAGATGAATGAAAAAGGTTTTATCGCGGTTAATGATAAAATGGAAACCAATGTTCAGGGAATTTATGCTATTGGCGATGTTGCGGGAGGACCGTTACTCGCGCATAAAGCGTCGCAGGAAGGAATTATCGCGGCGGAAAATGCCTGCGGCCAGGATTCTAGGATTGATTATAATGTAATACCGGGTTGTGTTTACAGTATTCCTGAAGTTGCAAGCGTAGGTTTGTCTGAGAAGAAAGCTATTGAAAAAGGGTATGAAGTTGGTGTTGGCAGGTTCCCCTTTGCCGCAAACGGCAGGGCGATTACCCTTGGAGAGACAAAAGGTTTTGCGAAAGTTGTCATAGATTTGAGGACGGATGTTATTTTGGGCGTGCATGTTATCGGAGCGGAAGCTTCTGAGCTTATAGCTGAAGCAGTGCTGGCGGTTAAGATGAAAGCGACTACGAAGGATTTGACGAAGATTATGCATGCGCATCCGACGATGTCGGAGGCGGTTTTTGAGGCGGCGCATGATGCGCATAAGCAGGCCATTGATTTACCTAAGCGGAAATAG
- a CDS encoding DUF1646 domain-containing protein has product MVITALILIILVVLLGPFINKKIEHNLEVFLFVMGLLSCLVSQMFSLHLIKEALVEPIKITLAVFIAGLIFKYTRSHIHQAIDSILKIIPVRLFVFLMIVILGFISSIITAIIAALVLVEIITALKLDKKTEIDFTIIACFSIGLGAALTSIGEPLSAILVAKLKGMPGVNFWYPAKIIGKFVIPGVLGLGLLSIFFHGKNSTQGLKAAEEAETFNRVIIRALKVYLFVMALIFLGGGFKPIVDRYIVNLDSRILYWVNTISAILDNATMAAAEISPAMTLKQIQSALMGLLIAGGMLIPGNIPNIISAHKLKITSRAWAKLGVPLGLGLMVVYYLVLYVL; this is encoded by the coding sequence GTGGTTATAACAGCGTTAATATTAATAATTTTGGTGGTCCTTTTGGGGCCTTTTATAAACAAAAAGATTGAACACAACCTGGAAGTGTTCCTTTTTGTTATGGGACTGCTTTCCTGCCTGGTTTCTCAAATGTTCTCTTTACATTTAATTAAGGAAGCGCTTGTCGAGCCTATTAAAATAACTCTTGCGGTTTTTATTGCCGGGCTGATTTTCAAATACACGCGAAGCCACATTCACCAGGCAATAGATTCAATCCTTAAAATCATTCCTGTCCGGCTGTTCGTCTTTTTAATGATTGTCATCCTGGGGTTCATTTCATCAATTATAACAGCCATTATAGCCGCCCTGGTTCTTGTTGAAATTATTACTGCTTTAAAATTAGATAAAAAAACAGAAATTGATTTTACAATAATCGCCTGTTTTTCCATCGGTCTCGGCGCTGCGCTCACGTCTATAGGCGAACCGCTCTCCGCAATACTTGTTGCAAAACTCAAAGGTATGCCCGGGGTAAATTTTTGGTACCCTGCAAAAATTATAGGTAAATTTGTTATACCCGGGGTTCTCGGGCTTGGCTTATTAAGTATTTTTTTTCACGGAAAAAATTCAACTCAAGGCCTAAAAGCCGCCGAAGAAGCTGAAACTTTCAATCGCGTTATTATCCGCGCTTTAAAAGTCTATCTTTTTGTAATGGCGTTAATTTTTCTTGGGGGCGGGTTTAAACCTATTGTAGACAGGTACATCGTTAATCTGGATAGCAGGATACTTTACTGGGTGAACACGATTTCAGCCATTTTGGATAATGCAACCATGGCTGCCGCTGAGATAAGCCCTGCTATGACGTTAAAGCAAATACAGAGCGCATTAATGGGGCTGCTTATTGCGGGCGGTATGCTGATTCCGGGAAACATTCCTAATATTATTTCCGCTCACAAACTAAAAATTACCAGCCGCGCCTGGGCAAAACTGGGCGTGCCTCTGGGATTGGGATTAATGGTGGTTTATTATCTGGTATTGTATGTACTGTGA
- a CDS encoding Gfo/Idh/MocA family oxidoreductase, translating to MRRAGPNRKIKELIKKGVIGKIISVEANFSHEAGLRLKASQWRSKNSLCPALPLTQLGVHIIDTLRYFFGPVKKVYSIMKRMYIPVDNKDVTKTLVEFKSGLTGYIGSDYVVPYTSYINVYGTKGVLSSEKSGEKLYLQKTGSVEKKEIPIIKVDTLLKELEEFADCIRRKKKPEVDGNEGLANLMVVRAAIESNKTNKPVFI from the coding sequence ATGAGGCGCGCGGGCCCGAATAGAAAGATCAAGGAACTTATAAAAAAAGGTGTTATTGGAAAAATAATTTCAGTTGAAGCGAATTTTTCGCACGAAGCAGGTTTGAGGCTTAAGGCGAGCCAGTGGCGCAGTAAGAATAGTTTATGTCCCGCGCTCCCCCTTACCCAGCTTGGCGTTCACATAATCGATACGCTTCGTTATTTTTTCGGGCCTGTTAAAAAAGTGTATTCAATTATGAAAAGAATGTATATTCCTGTTGATAACAAAGATGTTACTAAAACTCTGGTTGAGTTTAAATCAGGTCTTACGGGTTATATTGGCTCGGATTATGTGGTCCCATATACTTCCTACATAAATGTTTACGGAACCAAAGGCGTGCTTTCTTCTGAAAAATCCGGTGAAAAACTATATTTACAGAAAACCGGTTCAGTTGAGAAAAAAGAAATACCCATTATAAAAGTTGATACTTTACTTAAAGAGCTTGAGGAATTTGCTGATTGTATAAGGCGTAAAAAGAAACCGGAAGTTGACGGCAATGAAGGACTTGCCAATTTGATGGTTGTGCGCGCCGCCATAGAATCAAACAAAACCAACAAACCTGTTTTTATTTGA
- the gcvPB gene encoding aminomethyl-transferring glycine dehydrogenase subunit GcvPB gives MKLIFEKGVPGRRGAKLPKCDVPSNFEIPRNFHREHEADLPEVSELEVVRHFTELSRRNFGIDTNFYPLGSCTMKYNPKIDEEVSRYKGFVELHPLLPQLRHGGMLTQGALQVIYNTERLLSEITGMSEFTMQPLAGAHGELTGTMIIAAYHKDKGNKKTKIIVPDSSHGTNPASAAICGYSIVSVPSNSDGMIDYDEFLKVLDNEVAAVMLTCPNTLGLFEPQIKKIAQKLHEVDGLMYCDGANMNAILGKIRPGDIGFDLMHINLHKTFATPHGGGGPGAGPVGVVEKLKKFLPISLVIKRNDGTYALDYDRPSSIGFIAPFYGNFGVILKAYCYILMLGKEGLIAVSENAVLNANYIKEKLKKYYHLAYDKTCMHECVFSAVNQLKNGVHTVDIAKRLIDYGFHPPTIYFPLIVKEAIMIEPTETETKETLDAFIETMIKISNEAQTQPEIVKDSPKTTPVSRLDEVSAARDMDLCFKD, from the coding sequence ATGAAATTAATATTTGAAAAAGGGGTACCCGGGAGAAGGGGCGCAAAGTTGCCGAAGTGCGACGTACCGTCGAATTTCGAAATCCCTAGAAATTTTCACCGTGAACATGAAGCAGATCTTCCTGAAGTATCCGAACTGGAAGTAGTCAGGCATTTTACAGAATTATCCCGTAGGAATTTTGGTATTGATACCAATTTTTATCCGCTGGGTTCCTGTACTATGAAATATAACCCCAAAATAGACGAGGAAGTCAGCAGGTATAAAGGTTTTGTTGAACTGCATCCCCTGCTTCCGCAATTGCGCCACGGCGGAATGCTTACACAGGGCGCGTTACAAGTTATCTATAATACGGAAAGACTGCTCTCAGAAATAACGGGCATGTCGGAATTCACCATGCAGCCTCTTGCCGGAGCGCACGGCGAGCTTACCGGCACCATGATAATCGCCGCTTATCATAAGGATAAAGGCAACAAGAAAACAAAAATCATAGTCCCGGATTCGTCGCACGGCACAAATCCCGCCAGCGCGGCGATTTGCGGGTATTCAATAGTTTCTGTTCCATCAAATTCAGACGGGATGATAGATTACGATGAATTTTTAAAAGTTCTTGACAATGAAGTAGCTGCAGTAATGTTAACCTGCCCCAATACCCTGGGATTATTTGAACCCCAGATTAAAAAAATTGCCCAAAAACTCCATGAAGTTGACGGTTTGATGTATTGCGACGGCGCAAACATGAATGCGATTCTTGGCAAAATCAGGCCCGGAGATATCGGGTTTGACCTTATGCATATAAACCTGCATAAAACTTTTGCAACTCCGCACGGCGGAGGCGGGCCGGGAGCAGGACCGGTGGGTGTTGTAGAAAAGCTAAAGAAATTCCTGCCGATTTCGCTTGTTATAAAAAGAAATGACGGAACTTACGCCCTTGATTACGACAGGCCGTCATCAATCGGGTTTATAGCGCCTTTTTACGGAAACTTCGGCGTGATATTAAAGGCGTACTGCTACATTCTCATGCTCGGCAAAGAAGGCCTTATTGCAGTCAGCGAAAACGCCGTGCTTAACGCAAATTATATAAAAGAAAAATTAAAAAAATATTATCACCTGGCTTACGATAAAACCTGCATGCACGAATGCGTGTTTTCAGCCGTTAATCAATTGAAAAACGGCGTGCATACGGTAGATATCGCAAAGCGGCTGATAGACTACGGTTTCCACCCTCCTACAATTTATTTCCCCCTTATTGTAAAAGAAGCCATAATGATCGAGCCCACAGAGACAGAAACAAAAGAAACCCTTGACGCTTTCATTGAAACTATGATTAAAATCAGCAATGAAGCGCAAACACAGCCTGAAATAGTAAAAGATTCGCCAAAGACTACTCCTGTTTCAAGGCTTGATGAAGTTTCTGCCGCCAGGGATATGGATCTCTGTTTTAAAGACTAA
- the gcvH gene encoding glycine cleavage system protein GcvH: MNPKELKYTEKHEWVLVKGNEATIGITDYAQHSLGDITFVQLPEAGKTIKQFGELGVVESVKAASDIYSPLSGTVKEINSKLESAPETINKDAFGAGWICKLNGINPAELNKLLSPEKYEELIKSL; this comes from the coding sequence GTGAACCCAAAAGAACTAAAATATACGGAAAAACACGAATGGGTTTTAGTAAAAGGAAATGAGGCCACAATTGGCATAACGGATTATGCCCAGCATTCCCTCGGCGATATTACCTTTGTCCAGCTGCCTGAAGCTGGTAAAACGATAAAACAATTCGGCGAGCTCGGAGTAGTCGAATCTGTAAAAGCCGCATCGGATATTTATTCACCCTTAAGCGGAACAGTAAAAGAGATAAACTCGAAACTTGAAAGCGCTCCTGAAACCATAAACAAGGATGCTTTCGGCGCAGGTTGGATCTGCAAACTTAACGGTATAAATCCTGCCGAGCTTAACAAGCTGCTTTCACCCGAGAAATACGAAGAACTTATAAAGAGTCTGTAG
- a CDS encoding 4Fe-4S binding protein, translating into MKTGDKKAAQITIDTDRCKGCGLCIIYCTKKVLAKSKTLNKIGYNSITVENPDKCNSCGTCYIMCPDYAIEIK; encoded by the coding sequence ATGAAAACCGGCGACAAAAAAGCAGCACAAATCACAATAGACACTGACAGGTGCAAGGGGTGCGGGCTTTGCATAATTTACTGCACTAAAAAAGTCCTGGCCAAATCGAAAACCTTGAATAAAATCGGATATAATTCCATAACCGTTGAAAACCCGGATAAATGCAATTCCTGCGGCACCTGTTATATAATGTGCCCGGATTACGCAATAGAGATAAAATGA
- a CDS encoding lipoate--protein ligase family protein, giving the protein MDLAFDEALLLLAEKSVLGETIRFWESKEHFVVLGTSNKIEQEVNIEACKLHKIPVFRRSSAGGTVLQGPGCLNFSFILPYKRNKALSDVNKSYTYILEKVIESAKKITGIQEISFKPISDIVLGEKKVSGNAQQRKKNFMLHHGTWLYNFDLGLISKYLKEPSKQPEYRLNRKHSEFVTNVPINVEEFKSEITKSFNISQQADVFDKAKPLMEELLKTKYQIS; this is encoded by the coding sequence ATGGATTTAGCTTTTGATGAAGCGTTGTTACTTCTGGCTGAAAAGTCAGTGCTAGGCGAGACGATCCGTTTCTGGGAATCAAAAGAGCATTTCGTTGTGCTTGGCACCAGCAATAAAATTGAACAGGAAGTTAATATTGAGGCCTGCAAACTGCACAAAATTCCGGTTTTTAGGCGTTCCTCTGCCGGCGGGACGGTTTTACAGGGGCCGGGATGTTTGAATTTTTCATTTATTCTGCCGTATAAAAGAAATAAAGCTCTTTCTGACGTAAATAAGTCTTATACATATATTCTTGAAAAGGTAATTGAATCTGCAAAGAAGATAACAGGTATTCAGGAAATAAGTTTTAAACCGATTTCTGATATTGTTTTGGGTGAGAAGAAAGTTTCTGGAAACGCACAGCAGAGAAAAAAGAATTTTATGCTTCATCACGGCACCTGGTTATACAATTTTGACCTAGGGCTTATTTCAAAGTACTTAAAAGAACCATCAAAGCAGCCGGAATACCGTTTAAACAGGAAACATAGCGAGTTTGTTACGAATGTTCCAATAAATGTAGAAGAATTTAAGAGCGAAATTACGAAATCTTTCAATATTAGCCAACAAGCAGATGTTTTTGATAAAGCAAAGCCCTTGATGGAAGAGTTGCTAAAGACAAAATATCAAATTTCTTAA
- a CDS encoding 3-methyl-2-oxobutanoate dehydrogenase subunit VorB, with translation MNKKILMQGNIALCEGAVAAGCEAYFGYPITPQNEVTSHMSRRMIELGRVFLQAESEVAAINMVFGVALTGKRAMTSSSSPGVSLKQEGISYLAGCELPCVIANVMRGGPGLGNIAGSQGDYFQTTKGGGHGDYRLIALAPASVQEMYDLTKLAFDLADKYRNPAIILADGYVGQMMEPITINNEKLEIINEKLKEKKDWVLNGCAGREPRKIRSLLMGEGELEAHNWDLNKKYNEIKKNEVRYEAINTENADIVLVAFGIASRVCKSVLQIAEKEKIKVGMIRPITLWPFPEQIISDISKKTKKMLVVEMNLGQMVEDVRLAVNGRIPVEFLGKPGGGIFSPEEIYEHIKKNS, from the coding sequence ATGAACAAAAAAATATTGATGCAGGGAAACATTGCGCTTTGCGAAGGGGCTGTTGCCGCCGGCTGCGAAGCGTATTTTGGTTATCCTATTACCCCGCAAAATGAAGTAACTTCACATATGTCTCGCAGGATGATAGAGCTTGGCAGGGTATTCCTTCAGGCAGAAAGCGAAGTTGCGGCAATAAATATGGTATTCGGTGTTGCGCTGACGGGTAAGCGCGCCATGACTTCGTCATCGTCGCCGGGAGTAAGTTTAAAACAGGAAGGCATTTCATATTTAGCGGGTTGCGAGCTTCCCTGCGTAATAGCTAACGTAATGCGCGGCGGGCCCGGCCTTGGAAATATTGCAGGTTCGCAGGGAGATTATTTCCAGACAACAAAAGGCGGTGGCCATGGAGATTACAGGTTGATAGCCCTCGCGCCGGCAAGCGTCCAGGAAATGTACGACCTGACAAAACTTGCCTTTGATCTGGCAGATAAATACCGTAACCCGGCAATAATTCTTGCCGACGGTTACGTGGGCCAGATGATGGAACCGATAACTATAAACAACGAAAAATTAGAAATTATAAATGAAAAATTAAAAGAAAAAAAAGATTGGGTTTTAAACGGCTGCGCCGGCAGGGAACCCAGAAAAATAAGGTCGCTCCTCATGGGAGAAGGCGAACTGGAAGCCCATAACTGGGACCTCAACAAAAAATATAATGAAATCAAAAAAAACGAAGTAAGATACGAAGCCATAAATACGGAAAATGCGGATATAGTTTTAGTAGCGTTCGGCATTGCTTCAAGGGTCTGCAAATCTGTTTTGCAGATAGCCGAAAAAGAAAAAATAAAAGTAGGGATGATCAGGCCTATAACGCTTTGGCCGTTCCCTGAACAAATAATTTCCGACATAAGCAAGAAAACAAAAAAAATGCTGGTAGTTGAAATGAATCTGGGGCAGATGGTTGAAGACGTCCGCCTGGCGGTTAACGGCAGGATCCCTGTAGAATTTTTAGGAAAGCCCGGCGGCGGAATATTCTCCCCGGAAGAAATCTATGAACACATCAAAAAAAACAGCTAA
- the gcvPA gene encoding aminomethyl-transferring glycine dehydrogenase subunit GcvPA: MTYISNTNKQQQEMLEAIGVKSIADLFKGIPADFSPASFNIASGKSEIEVRQHLQSLAAKNATDLTCFLGAGFYDHYIPSAVDAIISRSEFYTAYTPYQPEVSQGVLQAIYEYQTAICRLTGMDVSNASIYEGGTALYEAAMMATRITKRKKIIVCEGVSLIYRTMLRSYTSNLALNFVEIPINNGIADRELILKEIDNDTAAIILQNPNFFGCIDDFTDISQKARSAGALTICSVYPISLGVLKPPSKMGIDIVTGEGQSLGLPLSFGGPYFGFLATLKQYVRQMPGRVVGRTHDKEGRQGFVFTLQTREQHIRREKATSNICTNSTLNTIAAISYLSLLGKNGLKEVAQLCANKAGYACQKLSRIKNVKRKFAAPFFNEFVVELPVDAGDVVSTLIEKGFAAGFPLGRYYKGMERCMLVAVTEKRTKEDIGHLKESLEGVLKTE, encoded by the coding sequence ATGACCTATATATCAAACACAAACAAACAACAGCAGGAAATGCTTGAAGCTATCGGCGTAAAATCCATAGCTGATTTATTCAAAGGCATACCAGCAGATTTTAGCCCTGCGTCATTTAATATCGCTTCGGGAAAATCAGAAATTGAAGTCCGCCAGCACCTGCAGTCGCTGGCGGCAAAAAACGCTACGGATTTAACCTGTTTTCTCGGCGCCGGGTTTTACGACCATTATATTCCCTCCGCAGTGGATGCAATTATATCAAGAAGCGAATTTTATACCGCTTATACGCCTTACCAACCGGAAGTTTCCCAGGGAGTCCTGCAGGCAATTTACGAATACCAGACCGCCATCTGCAGATTGACGGGCATGGATGTTTCAAACGCTTCCATTTATGAAGGAGGCACGGCTCTTTACGAAGCCGCGATGATGGCAACCAGGATTACTAAAAGAAAAAAAATAATTGTGTGTGAAGGCGTCAGCCTTATTTACAGAACCATGCTGCGTTCTTACACCAGCAATCTCGCCCTGAACTTTGTGGAAATTCCTATAAACAACGGCATTGCAGACAGGGAATTAATTTTAAAGGAAATTGATAATGATACGGCCGCAATAATTTTACAGAACCCGAATTTTTTCGGCTGCATAGATGATTTTACTGATATAAGCCAGAAAGCGCGCAGCGCCGGGGCGCTGACCATTTGTTCGGTTTATCCTATTTCGCTAGGAGTTTTAAAGCCGCCCAGTAAAATGGGTATAGACATTGTTACCGGCGAAGGGCAAAGTTTGGGTTTGCCCCTTTCATTCGGCGGGCCTTACTTCGGATTTTTGGCCACGTTAAAACAGTATGTAAGGCAGATGCCCGGCCGCGTTGTAGGAAGAACTCACGATAAAGAAGGCAGGCAGGGTTTTGTATTTACACTGCAAACGCGAGAACAGCATATCCGCAGGGAGAAGGCCACTTCAAATATCTGCACTAATTCAACATTGAACACAATCGCGGCAATTTCATATTTAAGCCTGTTAGGTAAAAACGGACTGAAGGAAGTTGCGCAATTGTGCGCAAATAAAGCCGGCTACGCCTGCCAGAAACTCAGCAGGATAAAAAATGTAAAAAGAAAATTTGCCGCTCCTTTTTTTAACGAATTTGTCGTAGAATTGCCTGTAGACGCCGGCGACGTTGTCAGTACATTGATTGAAAAAGGTTTTGCGGCGGGTTTTCCGCTGGGCCGTTATTATAAAGGAATGGAAAGGTGCATGCTCGTTGCGGTTACCGAGAAGCGCACAAAAGAGGACATCGGGCACCTCAAGGAATCGCTTGAAGGCGTATTAAAAACGGAATAA